The genomic window TCCAGGGAGCCACAGGTCAGAGTCCAGGGGGCCACAGATCAGCATGCAGGGGCCACAGGTCAGCATGCAGGGGCCACAGGTCAGAGTCCAGGGGGCCAGAGGTCAGAGTCCAGGGAGCCACAGGTCAGCATGCAGGGGCCACAGGTCAGAGTCCAGGCCCCCGGGTCAGAGGCCCCGCGCTCACCTTGGAGGCCCGCAGCGCCATGAAGACGGTGAAGAACAGCAGCAGCAGGGAGGTGGCCACCTTGAGGTCGGAGAGCACCACCATGCCCACGTTGACGAAGAACACCAGGCCGGAGGCCAGCAGCGTCAGGTTGAGCAGGGCCCGCTGCAGGGGGGGCGTCCGCACCTTCAGCTCGGGCAGCAGCTGCTCCAGCCCCTCCAGGGGCGTGTCCTTGAAGCTCTTGAGCACCAGGTGCCCCCGCTTGGTGCGGGCCGCCACCACCACCCGCTTAAAGTAGCGCCTGGGCCCAAAGGCAGGGTCAGGGGCTGGGCAGACCCCGAGCCCTCCTCCGGGCCCGGCCGGCCCGAAgatctgaggtcccttccagctctgaccctGCCGGGCTTAGGCCCCGCCCCGGCTCTGCCTGGGCCTGTGATTGCTCTTCTGAAAAAGGGAGGGGCTAGAACTAGGCCCTGGCCGGCGCCGTCCCCCTCCTGCTGGCTGCTCTGGCCTCTCTGACCCCCCAACTCACCGCTCAGCAGGAGGGGACTTGGTGAAGAAGCCCCGTTCGGAGCCCACTATGGACTTGCGGGGAAGCCGGCCCACTCGCTGGCCCAGGGCCCAGAACTGCATGTAAGCGTAGTGGTCCAGGTTGATGGTCACCTGTGGGCACGAGGGCGGGGGCCCAAGCTCAAGCCCCTCCCCCGCCCTGCCAGCAGCTGGGCCTCCCTCTCTTCCCCGGCATCCCCACCCCCCTCGGCTTGCCCCCCCTCGGTCCCTGCTCTCATTACCTTGTGATGCAGCCTCCGGGGCGGCCGGCTCACTCCCGCCCCACCCGTGTCCCCCTGGGCTGCTGCCCTGTGACCCCTTGGCAGCCCCCGGGCCTGGAGGGCACTGCGCCCCAGCAGCCTCTCTCCTCCCTGGTCCCCTCGGGGCAGATGAGCAGGCCCGGCTCGGCCTCCTGCTGTGCTGGCACCTCGGGGGCAGGCAGGCCCTGGCCTGGGCGCCCCTCGGCCTCTGCCCTCCCTCACACCTGCCCCACCCCCTGCCGGTCCGGTCCTTCAAAGCGCACCCAGCACCTCCCGCAGGCCGGCTCTGGGACCCCGCCAGATGCCAGGCCCCGGGTCGGAGCGCCTGCAGGGCAGAGGTTGTGGGGGCGCAGGGAGGGGGCTGGGCAGCTGCAGGCAGAGGCCGCTACCTGAACCTCGTCTTGTGGGTGGTGGACCACGAGGGCGTAGGCCAGGGCGTCCTCCGACAGCGGGGAGAAGTTGGCCTGGTCCAGCAGCGGCTCCAGGGCCCGCAGGACCTCCTGCTCGTTGGCCAGACGCTGAGGGTCCGTGAGGGAGGGCTGCTCCAGAGTCTCCCGGTCTGGGTTGATGGGGTTGTACAGCACCTGGGGGGCCGCCGGCTGACATCACAGAGGGGCCGACCCCAGGCCCAGACTTCTGCCCCCAAGCTGAGCCGGGCTAAGGCGGCGGCCGGGGCTGCTCACCTGCAGCTGGGTCAGGGTGCGGTTGTACTGATACAGGATGCACAAGTCCACCTGGGCCGCAAACTCCAGGAGCGCAGCCTTGGCCGCGGACCCCGAGTGAAACTCCTGCGGGGAACGACATTGGAGCTTTCCTGCCACAGGCCCCCCGGCTGGGAGGGAGGGGGTCTGCTGCTCCAGGGCATGGTGGGAGTTGTAGTTCCCTGGCAGATGCTCAGCAAGCAGAAACTCCATTTCAaacccttcccttctcccacccccaaaAGGAGGGATGCTAGCAGGGCTTCCCTCCCCTCCCAGCCAGAGGGAAAGGGTGAGGGGGGAAGGGCTGCTGCCCCAGACGGTGCTGGGAGCTGTAGTTTTTCAGGCAGAAATTCCTCAGCATAAGCTGGAAACCACAACTCCCAGCATCCTCTGGGGAAGCCACCCCAGCTCCAGGGAGGGGGAAAGTGTGTTTACAGCCTCGGGGCGGCTGGAACTTGTAGTTCCGCGGATGACCTGCAGGAGGAGCTGCAGCAGCTGGTCCTTGGAGAAGGGGATGTAGCGTTCCTGATACTGCTGGGCCCAGTTCCGGGGCTCCGTGGGGTTCCACATCTTCCGATACTCCCCCATCTTGATGGTCAGGGAGGAATGGGGCCGGGACGCGGCCTCGGGGGCCCGGGGCCGCAACGGGGGCCGGAGGCAGCCCCCCCAGGCGGCCCCCCAGGCTGTGCGCACTGTCCGGAGCATGCTGAGCCCCCACCctgaaggggagaggaaagggaaagttgCAGAGCGGGCGCTGAGTGGCAAAAGCAGGGGGCCTCGGGGAGGCGGGAGGCTGGGGAGGCGGGAGG from Sminthopsis crassicaudata isolate SCR6 chromosome 3, ASM4859323v1, whole genome shotgun sequence includes these protein-coding regions:
- the TMEM143 gene encoding transmembrane protein 143 isoform X1; translation: MLRTVRTAWGAAWGGCLRPPLRPRAPEAASRPHSSLTIKMGEYRKMWNPTEPRNWAQQYQERYIPFSKDQLLQLLLQVIRGTTSSSRPEAEFHSGSAAKAALLEFAAQVDLCILYQYNRTLTQLQVLYNPINPDRETLEQPSLTDPQRLANEQEVLRALEPLLDQANFSPLSEDALAYALVVHHPQDEVQVTINLDHYAYMQFWALGQRVGRLPRKSIVGSERGFFTKSPPAERRYFKRVVVAARTKRGHLVLKSFKDTPLEGLEQLLPELKVRTPPLQRALLNLTLLASGLVFFVNVGMVVLSDLKVATSLLLLFFTVFMALRASKMFSQHRNLQALELAHMLYFRSTSNNSELITALVLRAQEEHAKEVLLAHSFMGRRGPGPPEESAKWLQDSVEAWLLARTGCEVTFNGARALGHLEALSQSPTPGPPTPSQGARLQRPPGPLGRPPSRE
- the TMEM143 gene encoding transmembrane protein 143 isoform X2, producing the protein MLRTVRTAWGAAWGGCLRPPLRPRAPEAASRPHSSLTIKMGEYRKMWNPTEPRNWAQQYQERYIPFSKDQLLQLLLQEFHSGSAAKAALLEFAAQVDLCILYQYNRTLTQLQVLYNPINPDRETLEQPSLTDPQRLANEQEVLRALEPLLDQANFSPLSEDALAYALVVHHPQDEVQVTINLDHYAYMQFWALGQRVGRLPRKSIVGSERGFFTKSPPAERRYFKRVVVAARTKRGHLVLKSFKDTPLEGLEQLLPELKVRTPPLQRALLNLTLLASGLVFFVNVGMVVLSDLKVATSLLLLFFTVFMALRASKMFSQHRNLQALELAHMLYFRSTSNNSELITALVLRAQEEHAKEVLLAHSFMGRRGPGPPEESAKWLQDSVEAWLLARTGCEVTFNGARALGHLEALSQSPTPGPPTPSQGARLQRPPGPLGRPPSRE